TTAGTAAAACTGTTCTTGTAGTAAAACTGTTCTCTCTTAGTAAAACTGTTCTCTCGTAGTAAAACTCGCAGGCTGTTCTCTTAGTAAAACTGTTCTCTTAGTAAAACTGTTCTCTCGTAGTAAAACTCGTAGGCTGTTCTCTTCATCGCAATGATGGTGATGAGATTGTTTTCTTTTTGACTTTCAGCGAATAAATCTTTCagttaacaaaattttttaaaacaaatctatAGACTGCAAGAAAGTAACTTTGGGGTGTATGACCACGATTGCTgcatttttgtcttttattgtaataaacATTGTAGCAAGTTATTCGAGCTGTTTGATGGaacactgattttttttataaatattgcaATCTATAGAGGGGTGGagctaaattgtaaaaatatgaATCAAGCCTAGCAAAATTACACAATGTAGTTAGTTCATATATTTCTGTACAAGAAGTCTATAATGATCCCGAGTTAATTCATGTACTTTTAATTGAATTGCTTATAAGATAATGGAACATAAAGTAAATGTAatgttgttgtatatatatgcatatatagtcatattatttattgatcATCAAAACATGAGGCATAAAAGTGAGAATTTCTTTAAGTGCTTCTTTAAAAGTGATGCAAGacgaataacaataataataaatataaataaatgttgttGTTTCTGCAGAACAACGCAtcattaaatgtaaaatattattaagtgtGAATATTAAGTAGACACTTGCGATAGTTTGTTTTCTGAGAAAAgatatttacataaaataacCATATAAGTGCTCTGTAATGCACAAGCTTGTATATCAACAGAAATGGTGTCATCAAAAATCAACAACATCGTTATATTTACATTACAAAAGGAATAAATACATAACATATACttgatacaaaaaatatatattttgacaCTACAATTTATACACTGGTAGACAGTTCAACTGAAcattaccataaaaataatttattgctTTCTGCCAATGGACACTGAGGTAGTAAAGGGTAAGGCCTTATCTGTAATGGCACGCACAGGATTTAGTCAGCTAATTGGTAAAGTCGACCAATTCCATGAGATCGTCTTAGCGCTTGGAGCCCTCTACGTTACTAAGTACATTGACAAGCAGACACATTCAACAGCATATTACTTCTCACCGTATTATTGGCGGTCAAATATCTAACTGGTACTTCTGTGAGTGGTCCGTGGCTTTCACAGCAGTTTGTGCTCTTGTTATTAAGAATTCTTTTAAAAACTATATCTTCTGGATTATCATCTGCAATATGAGAAAATAACACACTTGCACAAATTTGGCATTCAACACAATTTATAAAACTGCTAGCAGATAAAGGTGGCAGAAAGAATTCGGCTGTTTTCACAACAAACTTTTGTGACTCTTAAAAAACCATCAAACATTGGAGTGCAAGATTCCTTAAAAAAACTCCAAAAGTACAAGTTTTATTCTCGgcctttttttacaaaatatttggcACAGGTGATTGctgtattataataacaatgCGTTACACAAACCATTTGGTGTGCTTAGATTGTCCAGACATACCTATTTTTACGAACATTCAGTTTTTACAGCTCAGATCTCTACACGAATCTGTAATGAGCCTCTATTTTTGTACCGGAAGCGTTCATATTTTCAATCAGGTCATTGAATTGTCTGTTTATTATGCTTGCAAAAcaagattaaaaaaataatatgatacaCTTTTTGAAAAGTTCATATGCTTACAAAAGAGCCCCATAATTAATGATCATATAAAGCTTTTGTACAGTTTTCTACGAAGATTCTACATTTTCTCTGAATTTGAAAGAGAAATTGGACTTACAGCAGCCTCCAGCACACCCCACAACGTGATCCTCTTCCAATATGAGGAATGATATTGTAGTTTTGTTACCAGATAACGGTAACGTGAGCAAGCAACACTCAACACCATCAGGTGAGTTGTTTGGACACGGTTGTGTATTTGGACTTCGTCTCTGTCGTAGTGACCTGTCGGGAGAAACCGCCGTGGTGATTGGTGGCTCTCTGGGCTTGGGGAGTGTTGAACTTGCAAGTACAATAGAAGGTTGTTCCTCTGGATTGTTGGCGAATCGCCTGTTGTTTGTATCGCCGATCTTACTGAATTTCAACATGAAGTAGTCATCTTCCGAGGGATTGCGAAGCCACCGCATACAGTTTTCTGTAATATCAGCTGATCGTCTTCCTTTCCGGTAGAAGCTATATGATGGTATATTGAACTCGGACAGTACAGTTTCTGAGCGATTTTCACTTACACGCCGCACAACAAAGATGTCATTTAAAAACTCGTCTCTACCGCTTTGTTCACCATAATCTCTAAACTGTACTTCAACAGTGTCAATGTTTTCAAGATCTATGATTTGGAAAATGTCCGTGCGTTGAACTCGATAACTGCCGGTTCCTGCAAAAGctgcaaaaaaatgtatttgttgtaaGATTCCAAaccattttacaaaatattaacactcaAAGATGTCTTAAAAATTTGACTTGATATGAACAATATCAGCATATTTAAGCaactttaatttaattaaagatctCATTAATAAAATTATCAGTTCACTTATTCAACTTCTGCATGACTGAGAACtattgtataattttatttttcctttatTGATACATTGTTCTTTAAGCATTCACAAAGTAAATCTCAGTGTCACTTTCAAAGATGTTTATCACTACTTGCTTGAATGCtggattaaaaaaattgtatatgaagatattttttaaaaaaataaaaagaaacacTCACTTGAAGCATCATCCATAGGAACAATAGAAATATAACCTCGGCGCTGATTAGATGGTGTGTTGTGGCCATGCCTGAAGGGATTGCCACTTGCCCACCCATACTGTTCATAAATTGTAGCAAGACAAAAGATGAGGCAGAACCAATAGTTCATGGTTGTATGTCTGCCCTTCCAcatacatagtaataatagaagaAACTTTCATGAGATCAGTGTTTTAAGCAAGCAACCGACCAATGAGTGATCAACAAGCTATGATTTATGGTTGATGGGCATGAACCAAAAACTCACACTGGACACTCATTTGCTAATCTAGCACATTCAGTACTTGTTGCACGTTAGCCTGGTGAATTATTTTGGTCGCAATCTATTAATATGATAGGCCAACCATTTATAATCCACGATGCACACTCGTGAGTTTTTAGGCTGTCAAAAATGAGTATTTTTTGTCTATTTGGTCATGAGTGTATATGATATAATGTAGATATACAGTTTAGATGAGTGATGTAGATACACAGTTTAGATGAGTGATGTAGATATACAGTTTAGATGATTGATGTAAATATACAGTTTAGATGAGTGATGTAAATATACAGTTTAGATGAGTGATGTAGATATACAGTTTAGATGAGCGATGTAGATATACAGTTTAGATGAATGATGTAAATATACAGTTTAGATGAGTGATGTAGATATACAGTTTAGATGAATGATGTAGATATACAGTTTAGATGAGTGATGTAGATATACAGTTTAGATGAGTGATGTAGATATACAGTTTAGATGAGTGATGTAGATATACAGTTTAGATGAATGATGTAGATATACAGTTTAGATGAATGATGTAAATATACAGTTTAGAT
Above is a window of Watersipora subatra chromosome 3, tzWatSuba1.1, whole genome shotgun sequence DNA encoding:
- the LOC137391443 gene encoding uncharacterized protein, whose amino-acid sequence is MWKGRHTTMNYWFCLIFCLATIYEQYGWASGNPFRHGHNTPSNQRRGYISIVPMDDASTFAGTGSYRVQRTDIFQIIDLENIDTVEVQFRDYGEQSGRDEFLNDIFVVRRVSENRSETVLSEFNIPSYSFYRKGRRSADITENCMRWLRNPSEDDYFMLKFSKIGDTNNRRFANNPEEQPSIVLASSTLPKPREPPITTAVSPDRSLRQRRSPNTQPCPNNSPDGVECCLLTLPLSGNKTTISFLILEEDHVVGCAGGCYDNPEDIVFKRILNNKSTNCCESHGPLTEVPVRYLTANNTVRSNMLLNVSACQCT